Proteins encoded by one window of Camelus dromedarius isolate mCamDro1 chromosome 27, mCamDro1.pat, whole genome shotgun sequence:
- the EFCAB9 gene encoding EF-hand calcium-binding domain-containing protein 9: MKLKKGSFLWYLYLDKLYCLLSVRNVKALVDYFHLLDVHRKNTLNDILFYHFLNHVTDLKRKQITTVFNMLDWNAEGEIGFDQFYMLVCILLAQENHLGEQFIFRHSRPVFELLDVNGELKIGPANFHTYNFLFNIRKQQLRELCRNFDISGDRRINYKEFKLFTIFSMDKYQERQKAKREKKEKALIKKKASRQVNVSPRVSHGINGSESLSNYNF, translated from the exons ATGAAACTGAAGAAAGGATCGTTTCTGTGGTACCTCTATCTGGACAAACTATACTGCTTATTATCCGTGAGAAATGTGAAGGCCTTGGTGGATTATTTCCACCTTCTTGACGTGCACCGCAAGAACACCTTGAATG ATATACTGTTCTACCACTTCCTTAATCATGTAACTGACTTGAAACGGAAGCAGATCACAACTGTGTTCAACATGCTGGACTGGAACGCCGAGGGCGAGATTGGTTTTGACCAGTTCTACATGCTGGTTTGCATACTGCTAGCGCAGGAG AACCACTTGGGAGAGCAATTTATTTTCCGCCATTCCCGGCCTGTTTTTGAGCTGCTTGACGTGAACGGGGAGCTGAAAATTGGCCCAGCCAACTTCCACACGTACAACTTTCTCTTCAATATTAGAAAACAGCAACTTAGAGAACTCTGCCGTAACTTCGACATCTCAGGTGACCGC CGTATTAATTACAAGGAATTTAAGCTGTTTACTATCTTCTCCATGGACAAATACCAGGAGAGGcagaaagcaaagagagagaagaaagagaaagctctCATCAAAAAGAAAGCGTCACGTCAAGTTAATGTGAGCCCAAGAGTGAGTCATGGAATAAATGGATCTGAAAGTTTAAGTAATTACAACTTTTAa
- the UBTD2 gene encoding ubiquitin domain-containing protein 2 isoform X2 produces MTDGQLRSKRDEFWDTAPAFEGRKEIWDALKAAAHAFESNDHELAQAIIDGANITLPHGALTECYDELGNRYQLPVYCLAPPINMIEEKSDIETLDIPEPPPNSGYESQLRLRLSTGKDLKLVVRSTDTVYHMKRRLHAAEGVEPCSQRWFFSGRPLTDKMKLEELKIPKDYVVQVIMSQPLQNPTPVEN; encoded by the exons ATGACAGATGGACAACTGCGCAGCAAGAGAGACGAATTTTGGGATACTGCACCAGCTTTTGAAGGCCGTAAAGAGATTTGGGACGCCTTGAAGGCTGCAGCACATGCTTTTGAGAGCAATGATCATGAACTGGCACAAGCAATCATTGATGGTGCAAATATAACGTTACCACATG GTGCACTTACAGAGTGCTATGATGAACTGGGAAATAGATACCAGCTTCCAGTCTACTGCTTGGCACCACCAATCAACATGATAGAGGAAAAGAGTGACATAGAGACTCTGGATATTCCTGAGCCACCGCCCAATTCTGGATATGAATCTCAGCTCCGTTTGCGCCTTTCCACTGGCAAAGACCTCAAACTCGTGGTCCGCAGCACAGACACAGTGTACCACATGAAGAGGCGGCTACATGCAGCAGAAGGAGTGGAACCGTGTAGTCAGCGGTGGTTCTTCTCTGGTCGACCGCTCACCGACAAAATGAAGTTGGAAGAGCTGAAGATCCCAAAGGACTACGTTGTACAGGTTATAATGAGCCAGCCTTTGCAAAACCCGACACCAGTGGAGAACTGA
- the UBTD2 gene encoding ubiquitin domain-containing protein 2 isoform X1 → MGGCVGAQHDSSGSLNENSEGTGVALGRNQPLKKEKPKWKSDYPMTDGQLRSKRDEFWDTAPAFEGRKEIWDALKAAAHAFESNDHELAQAIIDGANITLPHGALTECYDELGNRYQLPVYCLAPPINMIEEKSDIETLDIPEPPPNSGYESQLRLRLSTGKDLKLVVRSTDTVYHMKRRLHAAEGVEPCSQRWFFSGRPLTDKMKLEELKIPKDYVVQVIMSQPLQNPTPVEN, encoded by the exons ttgcttTAGGTCGTAACCAGCCTTTGAAAAAGGAGAAACCCAAATGGAAAAGTGATTATCCCATGACAGATGGACAACTGCGCAGCAAGAGAGACGAATTTTGGGATACTGCACCAGCTTTTGAAGGCCGTAAAGAGATTTGGGACGCCTTGAAGGCTGCAGCACATGCTTTTGAGAGCAATGATCATGAACTGGCACAAGCAATCATTGATGGTGCAAATATAACGTTACCACATG GTGCACTTACAGAGTGCTATGATGAACTGGGAAATAGATACCAGCTTCCAGTCTACTGCTTGGCACCACCAATCAACATGATAGAGGAAAAGAGTGACATAGAGACTCTGGATATTCCTGAGCCACCGCCCAATTCTGGATATGAATCTCAGCTCCGTTTGCGCCTTTCCACTGGCAAAGACCTCAAACTCGTGGTCCGCAGCACAGACACAGTGTACCACATGAAGAGGCGGCTACATGCAGCAGAAGGAGTGGAACCGTGTAGTCAGCGGTGGTTCTTCTCTGGTCGACCGCTCACCGACAAAATGAAGTTGGAAGAGCTGAAGATCCCAAAGGACTACGTTGTACAGGTTATAATGAGCCAGCCTTTGCAAAACCCGACACCAGTGGAGAACTGA